Proteins encoded in a region of the Nocardia asteroides genome:
- a CDS encoding universal stress protein has product MPTISNPPIVVGVDGSSDALAALRWAAADAAHHQVPLHLVYAIGVLGGFGSGIELGQFDFDDYLQGVRHTLETARAAAVSVSASIAQLDISAELVDEPPIPVLRDRSKTARLLVVGTQGLGAINRRLLGSVSTALARHAACPVAVIPETSTPSDGPVAVGVDGSPSSVHAVEVAFDESAFRGVELIAVHTWSDFLRFSSRADMQEEGEELLSRSLAGYGEKYPEVRVRRIVVEDRPAEQLLQIGEKAQLIVVGGHGRGGFPGMTLGSVGQAVLHAAEVPVIIARSAS; this is encoded by the coding sequence ATGCCCACTATCAGCAATCCCCCTATCGTCGTCGGCGTCGACGGCTCCTCCGACGCGCTCGCGGCCTTGCGCTGGGCCGCCGCCGACGCCGCTCACCATCAAGTGCCGCTACACCTCGTCTACGCGATCGGAGTCCTGGGTGGCTTCGGATCGGGTATCGAACTCGGACAGTTCGATTTCGATGATTACTTGCAAGGTGTACGTCACACCTTGGAAACCGCCCGCGCGGCCGCCGTCTCCGTATCCGCGTCGATCGCCCAACTCGATATCAGCGCCGAACTGGTGGACGAGCCCCCGATCCCGGTCCTACGTGATCGTTCCAAGACCGCGCGACTGCTCGTCGTCGGCACGCAGGGGCTCGGCGCCATCAACCGCAGGCTACTGGGATCGGTCAGCACCGCACTGGCTCGGCACGCCGCATGTCCGGTCGCCGTCATCCCGGAAACCTCCACTCCATCCGACGGCCCGGTGGCGGTCGGCGTGGACGGCTCACCGAGCAGCGTGCACGCCGTCGAGGTCGCCTTCGACGAGTCCGCGTTCCGCGGCGTCGAACTCATCGCGGTGCACACGTGGTCGGACTTCCTGCGCTTCAGTTCACGCGCCGATATGCAGGAGGAAGGCGAGGAACTCCTCTCCCGAAGCCTGGCCGGATACGGCGAGAAGTATCCGGAGGTTCGGGTGCGGCGCATCGTTGTCGAGGACCGCCCCGCCGAGCAGCTACTCCAGATAGGCGAAAAAGCCCAGCTCATCGTCGTCGGCGGCCATGGACGCGGCGGCTTTCCCGGCATGACGCTCGGGTCGGTCGGTCAGGCCGTCCTGCACGCGGCCGAGGTGCCGGTGATCATCGCCAGGTCGGCGAGCTGA
- a CDS encoding DUF1918 domain-containing protein, with product MHANVGDWLIVEGRSVGGAVRHGFIEEVHGKDGMPPYLVHWTDTGHRALTFPGPDAHIATRDELRVQEEVTEAHFSSRHYRTSRSAAKPAPRVTGTDGPSVVPPPSQFLRGGAEGD from the coding sequence ATGCATGCGAACGTGGGGGACTGGCTGATAGTCGAAGGTCGCAGTGTCGGCGGCGCGGTTCGGCACGGTTTCATCGAGGAAGTGCACGGAAAGGACGGAATGCCGCCTTACCTGGTGCATTGGACCGATACCGGGCATCGGGCACTGACATTCCCCGGGCCGGACGCACATATAGCGACCCGCGACGAACTGCGTGTGCAAGAAGAAGTCACAGAGGCACACTTTTCCTCGAGGCACTATCGGACGAGCCGGTCGGCCGCGAAGCCCGCGCCCCGAGTAACCGGCACCGATGGCCCATCGGTGGTCCCTCCCCCGAGCCAGTTTCTCCGCGGCGGCGCGGAAGGCGATTGA
- a CDS encoding universal stress protein: protein MTDNTTPPQGQVDRPTIVAVDGSTVSYYAAAWAAADAALYRRRLCIVTSVRTGFGASALSADTGAARSLDVERVLGEALEVARKAAPDETLPVETALIAAPILPYLIDRSRSSGMVVVGSRRLRAFGRGLLGSVSTAVTRRARCPVAIIRSAPATDAASAGKPVLVGVDGTPNCIPAVRLAFEEASRREVELIALHAWSDTRGTNLIPTWDAVRELETALLAQSLAGFGERYPEVPVRRVLLRDSPVRCLADEARDAQLLVVGSRGRKGATGMLPRSTTSALVNTAQCPIIVVRHL from the coding sequence ATGACAGACAACACGACGCCACCACAGGGGCAGGTCGATCGGCCGACCATCGTCGCCGTCGACGGCTCGACCGTCTCCTATTACGCCGCGGCGTGGGCGGCGGCGGATGCGGCGTTGTATCGGCGCAGACTGTGCATCGTCACCTCGGTTCGGACCGGCTTCGGCGCGAGTGCACTCTCGGCCGACACCGGCGCAGCGCGGAGCCTGGACGTCGAGCGAGTGCTCGGCGAGGCTCTCGAGGTGGCTCGGAAGGCTGCGCCCGACGAGACGCTACCTGTGGAAACCGCACTGATCGCCGCTCCGATCCTTCCGTATTTGATCGATCGTTCGCGATCGTCGGGAATGGTGGTCGTCGGCAGCCGTCGTCTCCGGGCGTTCGGCCGTGGATTGCTCGGATCGGTGAGCACAGCGGTTACCAGGCGCGCACGTTGCCCGGTCGCGATCATTCGCTCGGCTCCGGCCACGGATGCGGCGTCCGCGGGCAAGCCGGTCCTCGTCGGAGTGGACGGAACGCCCAATTGCATACCGGCGGTCCGCCTGGCGTTCGAAGAGGCCTCCCGGCGCGAGGTCGAGTTGATCGCGCTGCACGCGTGGAGCGATACACGCGGGACCAATCTGATTCCGACCTGGGACGCCGTGCGCGAGCTGGAGACCGCGCTGCTCGCACAGAGCCTGGCCGGGTTCGGCGAGCGATACCCAGAGGTGCCGGTGCGACGAGTGTTGCTGCGCGACAGTCCTGTTCGCTGCCTGGCCGATGAAGCGCGGGACGCGCAGCTGCTGGTGGTGGGCAGCCGTGGTCGCAAAGGCGCGACGGGCATGCTGCCCCGCTCCACCACTTCCGCACTCGTGAATACAGCACAGTGCCCCATCATCGTCGTGCGTCATCTCTGA
- a CDS encoding long-chain fatty acid--CoA ligase, with amino-acid sequence MHEFGLPALYHVPADANLTDLIERNAARHPDLTVISRKVGGRWRDVTAAQFRNEVWATAKGLIANGIQAGDRVAVMSRTRYEWTLLDFAIWCAGAVTVPVYETSSSEQVQWIVSDSGAVAVVTETDNHTAVVATVRDQLPKLTHTWQIDAGAAATLTTEGTRISDTAVAERRATLSADALATIVYTSGTTGRPKGCQLTHGNFLAELGNITARMPTLFRTGESSVLLFLPLAHVLGRIAEVAAAYVPVDLAHVSDVKDVTAELGAFRPTLILGVPRVFEKVYNTARVRAQLAGRERIFDSAAAAAIAYSRALDTGRRIGLPLRVRHALFDRLVYRRLRTALGGRATHAISGGAPLGERLGHFYRGVGFTVLEGYGLTETCAAATFNPDDRPKIGTVGQPLPGSSVRIDDDGEILLRGPNVFTGYWNNPHATADTFRGGWFATGDLGTLDDDGYLTIIGRKKEIIVTAAGKNVAPAMIEDRIRAHAIIGEVIVLGDGKPFISCLVTVDAEHFPTWKQLNGKPADATIADLASDSDLLAAIQAAIDDGNQAVSQAEAIRKFRLLHTELTEANGYITPSLKLKRNIVLRDFATEISAMYSE; translated from the coding sequence ATGCACGAATTCGGATTACCGGCTTTGTACCATGTCCCTGCCGACGCGAACCTCACCGACTTGATCGAACGCAACGCCGCACGGCATCCGGACCTGACCGTGATTTCTCGCAAAGTGGGCGGTCGTTGGCGTGATGTGACAGCCGCCCAGTTCCGCAACGAAGTGTGGGCGACGGCGAAAGGATTGATCGCCAACGGCATCCAGGCCGGGGATCGGGTGGCTGTCATGTCCCGAACCCGGTATGAGTGGACGCTGCTGGACTTCGCGATCTGGTGTGCGGGTGCGGTCACGGTGCCGGTCTACGAGACCTCCTCCTCCGAACAAGTGCAGTGGATCGTCTCCGACTCCGGCGCGGTCGCCGTCGTCACCGAGACCGACAACCACACGGCCGTGGTCGCAACCGTGCGCGACCAACTGCCGAAGTTGACCCATACTTGGCAAATCGACGCCGGCGCCGCTGCCACTCTGACCACGGAGGGCACCCGTATCAGCGACACAGCCGTGGCCGAGCGGCGAGCCACTCTGTCGGCCGACGCCCTGGCGACGATTGTGTACACCTCCGGAACCACCGGCCGCCCGAAGGGCTGTCAGCTGACCCACGGCAACTTCCTGGCCGAATTGGGCAATATCACCGCTCGGATGCCGACGCTGTTCCGTACCGGAGAGTCCTCGGTGCTGTTGTTCCTGCCACTGGCCCACGTGCTCGGCCGGATCGCCGAGGTGGCGGCCGCGTACGTCCCGGTCGACCTCGCCCATGTCAGCGACGTCAAAGATGTCACCGCGGAACTCGGGGCGTTCCGGCCGACACTGATCCTGGGCGTGCCGCGCGTCTTCGAGAAGGTGTACAACACCGCTCGCGTCCGAGCCCAACTCGCCGGCCGGGAACGGATCTTCGACTCGGCGGCCGCGGCTGCCATCGCCTACAGCCGCGCCCTGGACACCGGGCGGCGAATCGGGCTTCCGCTCCGGGTCCGCCATGCACTGTTCGACCGCCTGGTCTACCGACGGCTGCGTACCGCGCTGGGCGGGCGCGCTACGCACGCCATATCCGGCGGCGCGCCGCTCGGCGAACGGCTGGGCCACTTCTACCGCGGCGTCGGATTCACCGTGCTCGAAGGTTATGGGTTGACCGAGACGTGCGCGGCCGCCACGTTCAATCCGGATGACCGGCCGAAGATCGGTACGGTCGGCCAGCCGCTCCCCGGTTCCTCCGTCCGCATCGACGACGACGGCGAAATACTGCTGCGAGGACCGAATGTATTCACCGGATACTGGAACAACCCACACGCCACCGCCGACACGTTCCGCGGTGGCTGGTTCGCCACCGGCGATCTCGGCACGCTCGACGACGACGGATACCTCACCATCATCGGACGCAAGAAGGAGATCATCGTGACCGCAGCCGGCAAGAACGTTGCCCCTGCGATGATCGAAGACCGCATCCGCGCCCACGCCATCATCGGAGAGGTGATCGTCCTCGGCGACGGCAAGCCGTTCATCAGCTGCCTGGTGACCGTCGATGCCGAGCACTTCCCCACCTGGAAGCAGCTCAATGGCAAGCCCGCCGATGCCACCATCGCCGACCTCGCCTCCGATTCCGACTTGCTCGCCGCCATCCAGGCCGCCATCGATGATGGTAACCAAGCCGTCTCCCAGGCCGAGGCCATCCGCAAATTCCGGCTGCTGCACACCGAGCTCACTGAGGCCAATGGTTACATCACCCCGTCGTTGAAGCTCAAACGCAACATCGTGCTCCGCGACTTCGCCACGGAGATAAGCGCGATGTACAGCGAGTGA